The Patescibacteria group bacterium genome window below encodes:
- a CDS encoding rod shape-determining protein, which produces MNFKNLFSSVSKDIGIDLGTANTLVYVRDRGIIINEPSVVAVNTQTDQILAVGQDAKAMVGKTPAHIIATRPLVKGVVSDFEVTEKMLKHFIDKVHRESFSILPRPRVVIAIPLGVTEVERKAVEDAARNAGAKEVILIEEPMAAAIGARLPVGESIGTMIVDIGGGTTEMAVIALGGVVNWRSLRTAGDDLTQDIVNFVRDEFNLLIGERTAEQAKIQLGSALPLDEELDMPVRGRDLITGLPRELTLTSRHVRAALERAISNIIESIRNTIETTPPELVADIYDRGIMLTGGGALLKRLDDRIAAETKIPVHVVDDPLTAVARGTGLVLEDLEAMKQTIIFTSQT; this is translated from the coding sequence ATGAATTTCAAAAATCTCTTTAGTAGCGTATCCAAAGATATTGGCATTGACCTCGGTACGGCCAACACTTTAGTGTATGTGCGCGATCGTGGCATCATTATCAATGAGCCATCTGTTGTGGCTGTAAACACACAAACCGATCAAATTCTAGCCGTTGGTCAAGACGCTAAAGCGATGGTCGGAAAAACACCAGCTCATATTATTGCGACTCGTCCCTTAGTAAAAGGAGTTGTGTCTGATTTCGAAGTCACGGAAAAAATGTTGAAACATTTTATTGATAAAGTCCATCGCGAATCATTTTCTATTTTACCGCGCCCGCGCGTGGTGATAGCGATACCACTCGGTGTGACTGAAGTGGAACGTAAAGCAGTGGAAGATGCGGCGCGTAATGCCGGTGCCAAGGAAGTAATTTTAATTGAAGAACCAATGGCGGCAGCTATCGGCGCACGTCTACCGGTGGGGGAATCGATTGGTACGATGATTGTAGATATTGGTGGCGGTACTACAGAAATGGCGGTGATTGCGTTAGGTGGCGTGGTGAATTGGCGTTCTTTACGCACGGCCGGAGATGATCTTACCCAAGATATTGTTAATTTTGTGCGTGATGAATTTAATTTATTAATTGGTGAGCGGACAGCCGAACAGGCAAAAATACAATTGGGTTCAGCCCTGCCATTAGATGAGGAATTAGACATGCCAGTGCGCGGCCGTGATTTGATCACCGGTTTACCACGTGAATTAACTTTAACCAGTCGGCATGTGCGCGCTGCCTTGGAACGAGCCATTAGTAATATCATTGAGAGTATTCGTAATACCATTGAAACAACTCCACCCGAGTTGGTCGCAGATATTTATGATCGCGGTATCATGTTAACCGGTGGCGGGGCACTATTAAAACGGCTGGATGATCGTATCGCTGCCGAAACAAAAATTCCCGTGCACGTGGTGGATGATCCATTAACAGCTGTGGCGCGTGGTACCGGATTAGTACTAGAAGATCTTGAGGCGATGAAACAAACCATCATCTTCACTAGTCAGACATGA
- a CDS encoding aminoacyl--tRNA ligase-related protein, producing MRQSQLFTKTSKSINQEETSINAQLLLRAGYISKLMAGVYTLLPLGNLVVNRIAGIIREEMNLVGGQEVSMPALQPKANWQKTGRWDTMHDILYKLQDEAGHEYTLGPTHEEIVVPLVKQYVQSYKDLPCAVYQFQHKFRKELRPKSGILRGREFLMKDMYSFHSSVSDLDKYYDAVTQAYKNIFKRMGLADTTYLTFASGGAFAKYSHEFQTVTEAGEDIIFICTQCHLAINKEIKSETPTCPSCDNDQFDTKKSIEVGNIFKLMTKFSEPFKLEFTAETGQKQPVVMGCYGIGLTRLLGTIVEIYHDDKGIIWPVSVAPYQAHLINLNKDSTQANTIYAALQKAQISVLYDDRITSVGNKLADADLLGLPDRLIIGQKTSGKLEWKQRQAEATQLVTPEQYINNYHEFQKSL from the coding sequence ATGCGTCAATCTCAGTTGTTTACCAAAACCAGTAAATCGATCAATCAAGAGGAAACTAGTATTAACGCACAATTATTGTTGCGCGCTGGTTATATCAGTAAACTAATGGCCGGGGTTTATACATTATTGCCCTTGGGAAATTTAGTGGTTAATCGTATTGCTGGTATTATTCGAGAGGAAATGAACCTAGTTGGTGGGCAAGAAGTTTCTATGCCGGCTTTGCAACCGAAAGCGAATTGGCAAAAAACCGGACGGTGGGATACGATGCATGACATTCTCTATAAATTACAAGATGAAGCTGGTCATGAATATACTCTAGGTCCCACTCATGAAGAAATTGTTGTGCCGCTAGTAAAACAATATGTGCAATCTTATAAAGATTTACCGTGTGCGGTGTATCAGTTTCAACATAAATTTAGAAAAGAATTGCGTCCTAAATCTGGCATTCTGCGCGGACGAGAGTTTTTGATGAAAGACATGTATTCTTTTCATAGCTCAGTGTCAGATTTGGATAAATATTATGATGCAGTCACTCAAGCCTACAAAAATATTTTTAAGCGGATGGGTTTAGCCGACACTACTTATTTGACATTTGCCTCGGGTGGGGCGTTTGCAAAATATTCGCACGAATTTCAAACTGTGACTGAGGCAGGGGAAGATATTATTTTTATCTGCACCCAATGTCATTTGGCTATCAATAAAGAAATAAAGTCAGAAACTCCTACTTGTCCAAGTTGTGACAACGATCAATTTGATACCAAAAAATCTATTGAGGTGGGTAACATCTTTAAGTTAATGACGAAGTTTTCTGAACCATTTAAGCTCGAGTTTACCGCCGAGACCGGCCAGAAACAGCCAGTGGTGATGGGCTGTTACGGTATCGGCTTAACGCGGTTATTGGGCACAATTGTTGAAATCTATCATGATGACAAAGGTATTATTTGGCCAGTGAGTGTGGCACCATATCAGGCGCACTTAATCAACTTGAATAAAGATAGTACTCAGGCTAATACGATCTATGCGGCTTTACAAAAAGCGCAAATTTCGGTACTCTATGACGACCGTATTACTTCAGTGGGGAATAAATTAGCTGATGCTGATTTGCTCGGTTTGCCGGATCGATTAATTATTGGTCAAAAAACATCCGGGAAATTGGAATGGAAACAACGGCAAGCTGAAGCCACACAATTAGTCACCCCTGAACAGTACATAAATAACTATCATGAATTTCAAAAATCTCTTTAG
- a CDS encoding M50 family metallopeptidase: MMILSVVSFICILGLLVLVHEFGHFIVARLNGVQVDEFGFGFPPRLFGKKFGKTLYSVNAIPLGGFVKIKGVIEENDEPHHQQSDDFMAKSLWRRFAILIAGIVMNYLLTIGLFAVGYMIGMPSNIDQLPPGATVSNPTILVADISADTPAAQAGLKISDSVVAVDGKTVSSVVAVKDILKTVLPNSPIKLAIKRDQTILELNTSTIQLADGSAGIGAYFVESGTVRLPWYRAIIEATRYTNKFAVAILQALGGLILGAFHGVDVSSSVSGPVGIARITYQATQLGFIYLLQLAGMLSINLAIFNLLPFPPLDGGKLIFVVVEAIIRRPVPTKWQIIVHNIGFVIFLLFIMAVTIKDVVGLVR, from the coding sequence ATGATGATATTGTCAGTGGTTAGTTTTATCTGCATCCTTGGTCTGTTGGTATTAGTCCATGAATTTGGCCACTTTATTGTGGCCAGGTTAAATGGAGTACAAGTAGATGAGTTTGGGTTCGGCTTTCCACCGCGCTTGTTTGGAAAAAAATTTGGTAAAACTTTATATTCCGTTAATGCTATTCCCTTAGGTGGTTTCGTCAAAATTAAAGGTGTGATTGAAGAGAATGATGAGCCACATCATCAGCAATCAGATGATTTTATGGCTAAGAGTTTGTGGCGACGCTTTGCGATTTTAATTGCTGGTATTGTCATGAATTACCTTTTGACCATTGGCTTATTTGCAGTTGGCTATATGATCGGTATGCCATCAAATATTGATCAGTTACCACCCGGTGCCACTGTATCGAATCCGACCATCTTAGTGGCAGACATTTCGGCTGATACTCCCGCCGCTCAAGCTGGGTTAAAAATTTCTGACAGTGTTGTGGCTGTAGATGGTAAAACAGTCAGTTCGGTGGTGGCAGTCAAGGACATACTCAAAACGGTATTACCAAATTCACCGATTAAACTAGCCATTAAACGTGACCAGACAATCCTTGAATTGAATACAAGCACTATTCAGTTAGCCGATGGCTCGGCAGGGATTGGGGCATATTTCGTTGAATCTGGTACGGTCCGCCTACCCTGGTATAGAGCTATCATTGAGGCGACGCGTTATACCAACAAATTCGCCGTGGCAATCTTACAAGCCCTGGGTGGATTAATTCTTGGGGCTTTCCATGGTGTTGATGTCTCGAGCAGTGTATCAGGACCGGTTGGTATTGCGCGCATTACCTATCAAGCGACCCAACTCGGTTTCATTTATCTCTTACAATTAGCTGGGATGCTGTCAATCAATTTAGCCATCTTCAATTTATTACCGTTTCCACCACTGGATGGCGGAAAACTTATTTTTGTAGTCGTGGAAGCCATTATTCGGCGACCGGTGCCAACTAAATGGCAAATTATTGTGCATAATATTGGGTTTGTTATTTTCTTATTATTCATTATGGCCGTTACGATCAAAGATGTCGTGGGGCTAGTGCGATAA